Within the Gadus chalcogrammus isolate NIFS_2021 chromosome 20, NIFS_Gcha_1.0, whole genome shotgun sequence genome, the region TTATACAAGCATCAGTGGCTGAATGGTAGGAACTTGTTAAAAAATTCCAAACCCATTTGTGTTATATATAACACCAACAGCGAACAATAATGTTTAGAGATTCTATCGGTATACAACAAAAGGtaacatttaaaaatacataaagtAATGAATCAAACAGTTTTGCCTGGAAAATGAGGGGTAAATACAAGTTCATGCATTTATGAATATATGAACCAATGCTTGAATGTGTACTGCTAAATGTACTACTGTACCTTAGGTTACTCAGGAAAGTGCTATTTCCTGAAACAATAGGATGAACATTACCATGTATTCTTATTTAGTTCTGAAATGTATGTATTTGCCTCAACACTGAGACAAGAGAAATAGTCCTGAAATAAATTTCAGAAAATGGGTTATTGTTAAACAATTCCAAGTTAATAAGTGAGTGAAAAAAGAGCAGTTATCACTATTTATATGTGTTGATAATAGTTTTTTATTTGGTGTATTTGGTACATGGAAAAAGGAGGCAGAAAACTCTTAGTTTGAACTCTCTGCCTTGTTTCCACCCATTGGTGGCCATCTGTTGGTGCATAAGTTTTAAAAACTGTAAACGTCTAAATGTTTCCTTAAAGTACATCACATTCAGAATTTGCTGTCAACTACCCTTTACAAACAAAGTTGACTGTTACAGGAAAAGGCacattaaaaaaatgtcatGATAATCAACTCTCATTAGACCAAAGATTCAGAGAAACACCCAATTCAATGTCACCAGATGTTGATATCAGAatttaagcaaaaaaaaagggcaaaagtGACAGTTGTAACATGATCGAGACAACATGGAATCATAACATATTCCATCAAATCATACAGAAAAGCATGCAATGGACACAATGGAAatcaaaagtgtgtgtttgtgcacaagGATTCAGACAAATGACACCATGCAAATTGATAGAATGGTTAAAGTGGTACTGCGTTCAAAGGCCCAACCTTATCAGTGTTGTTGGAGCAATCAGCACATTTTCAGGTGAGAACCAGTAAGTGTGTATATAATTGGAGGTAGGATTGATTTTTGTGCATTAAGGTGTCAATTCGGTTTACTCGATGAAGAATGTTTCCAGCTTGGTTAAGATAATGGTGCTATTCACCAATAGCCCTCCTACCATTCTACATAACTTTACTTTATATGGAGCCAATAATCAAATACCCTTTGTATATATTTTGCCAAGCTATAACAAAGAAAGCATCGAGTCTTTAGGTCCAGAATACAATGCTTCTTCATAGACTGAAGACGGGAGTGTTTGAATGCATTGTACCACCACCCAATAACGACAgtttaatgaaaaaataaaataaatgtcagtACAAGTCATATTTAAGACAGAAAGTTCAACCGCTTCACAAAACAGGAGTGAAAATAGCTTTCAAGATAAATATAGTCTTCGACCGTGGCAGATAGACAAAAAGCTAAATATCCCCAGCACAACACCAACTGTTTCAAAGGTCCGGCAGAGATTAAAAATGCAGAGAGGGGCTAGACAAGTGCTTCTTTAACTCACAGCCGGCTTGCAACAGTTTCTGGGTTCCATCCCGATCTCTGCATCTTACCCTTAACAATTCTAGATCCCTACCGCCTCCTTAATGTAACTGAACCCACTGTAAGTCGCTCTAGATGAAAGCTTTTACTAAATAACCAagtaaaaacacatttaatctGCTGTTCCACTGAAAAAGTTCAAGTTTGCCCGAGCTAAGTTTGGTAAATAATATGTGAGAGATGTATAATAATTACATGTCacgatttcatttttttggtcAGTTTTTGACAATCCTGCCCCGACTTCAAATGAAAAACTTAAAAAGCAcactacgacacacacacacacacacacacacacacacacacacacacacacacacacacacacacacacacacacacacacacacacacacacacacacacacacacacacacacacacacacacacacacacacacacacacacacacagtccttatAGAGATTGAGATATATTGAGTTCTTAACAAAGTACATATTTATGCAATGTTAAAAGCACCACATGAACATTAAAAACAAACCTGCGTGACTTTCAGATCCGGCACAGGTAAAGCAAGCTACTTTACAAAAGGATCCCCTCTTCTACCGCAGCCACGCCCGTccattcatatacacacacaatccttaACTACAAtagcattgaacctaaagctcCAAAGCAGTGACTTCATTTGAATTCTCTCTTGTTATAAGTCTCTTTAAATCAGAAGCTAAGTGTGGGATGGTGAGATAGCCATCAACACTGCCAACTGACCCTGGGAAGGGACTAGGCCACAAGGGGAGACAACAGGGCCAAGAAGCTAGGGGACAGTCTCCCATCTCTGGGTTCCCTTAGTGTTATCCGAGCCCCTGGCAGTATTCGTGCTTCGGTCTGGGTCAGGGTTTTAGGAGTCAACGCTTCCGCCCATGTCTCAATCCCAAAATGATCCCAAAACTATCATTAATGATAATCCTAATGCAGATTACAGACACGGCCCAGGGGTAAACGGCTTGGCCAAACATCGGTTTTCACTGCCTTTCTGAGCTCCTGGTTGTGGACCGGAAAGGAACAAATGTTGGAATGTGAATTGACGATGGGGCTCGGAATTTCATATAGAGCTTTATCTAACCCTTATAACCAAAGCATACATAGTCTGAATTTTGCCTTATATTGGAAGCTTGACACCAAAAACTGAATGGTAGGAACTAAAAATCAAGTTATTTGAACAGGGCACATAGCAGGGAGCTCTTCAAATAGGACTCGGTCTCTACTCGAACAAAAATTCAAAATAAATCGTCACCCACATTTGGATGCCGTTTGCTTTGGCTTTCGTCTTCAGCGATGGCTCAACAGAACTCTGACTGTTTCTTCGGGGTCCTTAACCTTAAAATCTGATTTCTAATTCAATGATTTCTAAAAATGACTGCCTCAATTCCTGATTTGGACTCTGCTAACAAATGGCAATACAAACAGTGACTACATGAACACAACTTCACTGCATTGAGTGACTCCAATCTGCATTGTTCGCCGATACGAAAGTGATATTGGAAAACACAATCCTTTAAAGCACTGGGATTTTGACGTGATAAGACTGAAGACGACCAGGTGTGCCttgccacacatacacacacaattgaattgtgtgtgtcaATTCCATTTATCCAGTGAGGTGAGGTCAGTTAAATATATTGAACCTAACAAATGTGAACGGATTGACCAGTCGGAGAGGAGAAACGACCACATGATGGTGTGTAACATCTCAACAGCTACGTCCCAGTCCAAGAGAAACAGTTCTTCCCCCTTTTAAGGCAACAGGCTATTCCAACTTTGAGTCCATAGCAACCCTGAAcagaaatgttaaaaaataataataatatggaaAGGAAATTAAAAACAGAGATATAAACAGTCACCACATCTTCCCCTATTTAAACGcaataaataacttttttttctaTAATTTACATAAATATCTCAAAACCGCAGgcatggggaggaggggaggaggagagggataggcagagggtgagggagggggagatgggatacaggaggggaggaggatggggaggggaggtaaagggacatgggggaggagggtcctAGCTGTCCAGCCTATACACTATAGTGGTGGAGCTGTCCTGGTTGGACTCAGTAGGGCAGATCTTTTTCCAGAGGGGAGCGTTGAGAGCTAGCTCCTGCTGCAGGCTCTCGTAATCCATGGGTCCGAAGGGAGGCAGCTGTTTAACGGATACACAGTTAGTCTCTctgccctgtgtgtttgtgtgtgtctgtgggggttTTGTGGTATCGATTAGCTTGTGAGTGACATTTTTAATGGTTCATTGGAACAATTTGAAGGTTCCGCCATTCACACCGATTACCTTAGGAGAATATTGTGTATTAACATCTTAAAAAAGGTATAAATACAATTCTCTCAACGTCTCAAGGTGCTGTGCTGGATTCCACTTCCTCTTCCAAAGATTCTTGGTGCCGCTTAGTGGTTTAACTCTGTAATTGCGGGGCTCGGGTACTTATTTTTGGGGATATTTTGTTTCAACTACATTTgactcaataaaaaaatattatttttaaacatgccGGGGAAAAGCTCAATAAATCCCATTAAttagaaggaaggaaggaaagaaatgTCATTATTTAAAAGTGAAATGTGATGTACAACATAAGCCATGCTACTTACATTTGACAAACAGAAACATGCGTCCTTCTCCAAACATTTGCTATACGTGTTGTACGTCTAACCACTCAACATCAGAACATTCAAAAATAATTCCAAACATACAGTTGAACCCATAGCCGCATCCAACACACTCCCGGCCAGGCATAGCACCGGAAAGACCCTCAGATACACATACGGTCCCCACCAAGCAAGCatgctgttttgtgtgttgtgtgttgtgtgttgtgtgttgtgtgtgttgtgtgttgtgtgtgtgtgtcaagaacAGTACTGGGCAAGGGCACCCATCaccgtgtgtgcatgtttggcaAAGGGGGTGTTCATAAAAGCAACGGCAGCCTTACCCGCtggtcccctccctccctgcggGGGTCGTGCTTCTTGGCAAAGTGCCTCAGGTTGTCGTAGTTGTGGAAGTTGAAGAGTTCCACCAGGTCCTGCCAGGGAGAACATGTGCGTTAGTGGACGTCTATGTTAGAGATCGTGGCGCCAGACGCTCCCCATGGGAAAAGGCCATTTCCCCTAACGTCAGAAAAGCGGTCAACGTAAATACGAGTACGTCTTCATTTGTACATGTAATTTGGTACACGGACTTTgcttttatatagcgcttttatccaaagcgctttacaatattgcccgacattcacccattcgtgcgcacattcacacaccgacggcggtgtcagccatgcaaagcgacagccagctcgtcgggagcagttaggctgGGGTTAGGCTGAGCTCCTTTCGTTATTTCCACATTGGAGCCCAAGGGATTAATAGTCTCTAGAACATAGCAGTTCCTTCAGAAGAGAGATAACAGCTACCCACATGAAGGAACTGTGAAGAACTATTATTTTAGTCCCAGTATTACAGTGAATGTCTCACTGAGCTAAACACgacagattttcaaaacaaCGCTTTACGTAAATTAAAGGGACATGCCGAGAAATCGGTACATTGGCGATAACCTGTCATGTGAAATTCATCATGGTACGTTTATTATGGGAGTTTGCTAGGTTAGCATATGATTTATATTAGTCTATTCAATGGACTTTCAGTGACAATAGGCCAGGTCCttttcatttgtgtgtttgtagacaaactacaatcttgttgtgttgtggctTGCACTACAACATTGGAAACCTTTGGACAGTAATTAAAAGTGTTTTTCCCCTCACATGAACGGTTGTTTAGCTCTTCAATGGAAGAGGCTAACAGAAAGAAAAGGCTAAACCAGGGAACTACTCTACTGACACACAATTATGAATTTAGCACTTTAGTATCCTACAGGGCTTCATTTTTTAATAACTGTAATATCTAGATAAAAAGGCGTCCTGTCCATATAGGATGCCCTTTGGGGCATTTCATTAGCTTCAAGTCCCCAGGAAGAGGAAAGAACGTAGAGTGATAAAGAAGATCCTGATAAAGGAGAAGATTTAGCGAGCTTGCTATCAGCTTGTTAACACCTCAACCTGCAGTGAAATAGTCATTCATCAAACATCTACTTATCAATGACCCACTGATGTTTAATCAGCTTCTGCTACCACTACAGACCTGTGACTACGTTGTAGTCaacaactttttttatttttttataatcatGCTTGTAAAATTAACCTTTAGACATTACaataaaatgttgttttaacatttGTTTACAAATTCCTCCGTCCTATCAATgggtttgtctatgtgtgtgttttgcacatcAAATAAATAGTGTATAGCATATAGAAAATAGTGTATGCGTGTCGTGGACATTTCTTACTGTGCAAAACTGGATTCCCCGGACAGAGTTTCCCAGTTTATCCAGGGGCGGCGACCAGCACATGATGCCCATCACGTTGGGCACAACCAGTAGGATCCCCCCGGCCACTCCAGACTTAGCCGGTAGACCCACCTGGAAAAGGGAGGGGCAGGTGGCACATATACTGATTTAACTCCTTTGATCTGTCAAACACCACACCTTTAACCtgtcaaacatacaaacatttaATCTGTCAAACACAGCGCTCTAATCCATCAATTACACGCACCCTTAACCTGTCAAACATATAAACCTTTAACCCGTCAAACACATACCTTTAATCCTATAAACAAAACACCTTTAACCTGTCGAACATAAACACCTTTCAACTGTCAAAAACACATAACCCTTATCCTGTCGAACATAGACACCTTCAACTTGTCAAGCATATAGATCTTTAACTTTTCAACATACACCGTTATTCTGTCCAATTAAAACACTTTAACCGGTTATACATGCACAACTCTAACCTTAAGGTCACCTGAAAAAACAACTTGCACTGAAAATCACTAGGGGTGACCTTGAATCGTCTTTGAGCAGGGTAATAGGAATCTGGAAAATTATTTAAGTTAATAATTCATCACAGTGAAGGCTAAAAACAAAAACGGGTATTCAAGCAgaaacaatgaaatatgaattaTTAAACACAAGCCACAGTCAATAACCGAGCATCATGGGACGAGTACATGGGGACAGTTACGCGTGTGCCAAATCATACCtccatttaattttctttttcattGATATCATACATTTGCGCCTTGCAAAAATGTCCCATTTGTAGTCTGTATAACAGTCACGGACACTTCAACAACAATTCACCCAAAAATTAACATGCGATAACCCATCTATTATTTGTAGTGGAAGTAGGAATAGGAGTGGATGTGACTCACGTGGAAGGCGAACTGGCCCGAGAAGTCGTACATGCCGCAGGAGTGCATGAGGCTCAGTGTGTCCCTGACAGACTCGGGGCTCAGCACACGCTCGCCCGTGATTGGACAGAAGCCGCCGTTGGCCAGCGTGGCCGCCATGACACTGGCGCTCTCACAGGTCACCTCAATGGAGCAcagctgggacacacacacacacacacacacacacacacacacacacacacacacacacacacacacacacacacacacacacacacacacacacacacacacacacacacacacacacacacacacacacacacacacacgttggctaAACATTAGAAAAGGGACTACCGTGGATGCAGGCAGCTTTACCACTTGCAGTGGATTTATCCAAGGCATGCCATCCCACCGTGGAGGGGAAGACAACAGAAGAGTCTAGAGTTGCACTCACCTGGAAGTAGAAGTCCAGAATGGATGTCATGTCGGTCCCTTCTGGAAAACACTGCAGGAGGGTAAAGAAAGGatttaacaaataataaaacatatggTCTGTTGAATGAATTATGAAAATATTCGTCCGTTTGCCAGATACAGTACTATTTCAACAGGATGTTTATACTCTTCTCTGATTTTTTCGGTTCTCATGCGGTAGTTGAGAACCTGACTAACGACCACTATAAGGCAGAATGCAATGGAACAATGGGACACATTTTTATCAAAACTAAGTGGGGAGGGCAAACATGGCTGGTTACAGCTTTGATTTGCaaactgctttggcaatgttaaAGTTTATAATCCATGTAAATAAAGATCAAATTGAATTATATACAGAGAAACAGCGAGCTGGTGGAAGAAAGGTTAAGACCacaagagagggacagagagcagcAAGCATATTTAACCCTtattcacagacagacagacagacagacagacagacagacagacagacagacagacagacagacagacagacagacagacagacagacaaatatcAAGCGAATTATATACATgtacagagagggtgagaccgAGACAatacagactgagagagagaggagcactaCCTTCTTCTCTTTCAGGTAGTAACCAATGGCGAAATTCCTGTCCCCTGACTCACGCTCGGACTGGAATCTGCACACAAAAGACATTCTTCAGCCTGCACACCCCGTGTGTACATAACGGCTGCCCCCGCCCCCTTTTGATTCTTCTTGATGCGTGTAGTGGAGTACAgtacaccgcacacacacacgtaacataAAAACCAGTACCAAGTCATTATTAACCTTTAACACCACTAAAATGCATGGCTGACATCCAATACCATATCTATAAACAGAAGTTTAGCTATCTTTCAGTTTACCTCTCAAATTGGTGATTCTTAAATATTTGTACTGTTTAACTTATTTATTGCTTGTTCTTGTTGGTTTCCCTTTGTTCAGCACTTTGAACTGCAGCCGCTATCAATAAACAACCAACTAGGACAAGTGCCACATGATGTGAAGGCGTTTAAATTGTTGTTTTAGCTCAGATTCGAACACTGAGATTTAAATGAAGCCACTCCCCAGACGGACCTCCCCAAATCCAGGTAAACCCAACTCCCCCCTACCTCCGAGGAAACACTTACGTTGCGTTGCTGAAGCCAACATACTCATTTCCGGCCATCTTGTTCAGAAAGTCCATCACCTGGAAGCGAACAAGTAAACACTGTTAGTGTTCACTATTCATCACTTTATCCACGATGACTACTAACAGTGATATAGATCGGGTGGCTAAGGAGTCTGTAGGCGGTTGGAGTATCTTGCTTTAGGACTCCTACAGGTAGTGGTGTGGAAATAGGGGATCGAACTGAGAACCTTTCGAGCCTCGAACATCCTTACCACTGCAATTTCCTGTCCTCTTCCCCACACAATGTGGTGAATGAGCAGGTACAGTCATGCGTTTAGATTTAATATTTGAGTAACTTCATTGGCCTGAAGATACTCAAATTTCAATGCAGGTCTCTATTAGGTATAGACAACGGTTAAATAAGAGATCAAGTGGTAGTCGTGGCCGTTACCAGATAATGACTGAAAACACAGTTCCATACTTACATAGTCAAATTTCTCTGCGTTGCTTGCGCCTTGCTGAGggacaaaaagagaaaaggaaaagTGCATCAGCAAAGTTCATCCCACGcgagttatatatatattcatccgAGAAAAACGGCAACAAACAGAGCAAGGCGAAAAAAGATGACAATGCTACAGCTAGTGAGTTAGAACTACAAAATTAGCACGATGCTAAGATTTTCATTCATATCAAGACGGcacaaaaagaaaagtaaatcACAAAAAGTTTGGGTAGTATTAATCAATGCACTAACGATTGGTTTAaatactaaataaatacaacaggGGTATTTTAAAGTAAAGAAAAGGAGGTTTAAACATGTTCATTGATCGGGGTGATTAAACTAGATGATTTGGTAAAGAAAAATATAACATTTAATGAAACAAGCTTTTCCCATCCAATGAGTTTGTTTTGGGCGATTCATATCAAAGGATCAAGTTTACAGTTTTTAACTAATCAACCGTTTATAAGACATGTAGCTTTTAATGCGTATGCAAGTACCATTTTATATCAGTATACATGGACTTTTATCCtttagagctgtgtgtgtgcctgtgtgtgtcatgtatttTTGTGTAGGTAGGTATAAATGTGTGACTTGTACACAGTTGCGTAATTTGCGTGTTTAAGGCATCATAGCACGTGTCATGCGCGTGACAGTGATATTGTTTAGGATGAGAGACCTTGGCAAGGACtacaggaaggagagaggtgagaggagataCAGGAGGAGAGATTTGGCCTTCTAGCAAAGTCCCAAATATACTTTATCATTCAGGCAAAACGTAAAAGCTGGTGTCTAACCAACTGGCGTAGCTTTGCATATCACAAGTTCCTAACCTTACCATTACAATCACTAGAGTCTAGAAAGTAAAAGATCACCTGTTTGATTCAtagtttgataaaaaaatgaaatttggGGGGAATAATTGACTTAAAGCCAAGTATCAATTAAGTAGAAATCGGTTAGAAGGAGTATTGCTTTCACTTTTTAGGGTCAAGGTTTTTTTATGCTTAAGATTAGTAGAATACTTCTTACAATTGGTAAAGAAAAGATTATTTCCATTTGATTTAACATATCTTTTTCAAATGTGACATTTATTGCGATACATGTCCTTAACTGCACAAATTGGGGTACACCCCAACATCTTCACTATCCTGGCGATTTAGGGTCCCAAAATGATTCAAAATGAActcaaaacgttttccaaaattCTGTGCTCTGATTTCGTTGAAG harbors:
- the LOC130373310 gene encoding glutaminase kidney isoform, mitochondrial-like isoform X4; translated protein: MTAAAGQKTLQGASNAEKFDYVMDFLNKMAGNEYVGFSNATFQSERESGDRNFAIGYYLKEKKCFPEGTDMTSILDFYFQLCSIEVTCESASVMAATLANGGFCPITGERVLSPESVRDTLSLMHSCGMYDFSGQFAFHVGLPAKSGVAGGILLVVPNVMGIMCWSPPLDKLGNSVRGIQFCTDLVELFNFHNYDNLRHFAKKHDPRREGGDQRVKSVINLLFAAYTGDVSALRRFALSSIDMEQRDYDSRTALHVAAAEGHGEVVRFLLEACKVNPVPKDRWGNTPMEEALHFGHHDVVTILKDFHEKYNPIASDTNAKESAEKNLDGLL